In one Umezawaea sp. Da 62-37 genomic region, the following are encoded:
- a CDS encoding helix-turn-helix transcriptional regulator, which translates to MLKPDDALDSENVDNGQPVGRLSTAHTREIGEELRRIRQCCGIKGTAICREVGWSPAKLSKLESGDRGAGEADVATLLGFYRVAKDTRNRILGMVTEPDLGYFMRMHDDSPDDVLCARMHEARARTITGYEPLLVPSLLQSKAYAEALFGHVIGGQEQLVARLGSRVDRQAVLERESPPESEFYVHEAALSLVVGDTAVMHDQCMRLGFMARRPRLSLRVVPMSTGHAALRHSVTLLTFAEPLRPLACGETDTATVFFDEDTAIAAVRRKFTALDVLALSHERSEALVLHWAGVHDVAGTR; encoded by the coding sequence ATGCTGAAGCCAGACGACGCGCTCGACAGCGAGAATGTCGACAACGGGCAACCAGTCGGCCGCCTGAGCACTGCGCACACGCGTGAAATCGGCGAGGAACTACGCCGGATTCGTCAGTGCTGCGGAATCAAGGGCACCGCCATCTGCCGTGAAGTGGGGTGGTCTCCGGCCAAGCTCAGCAAACTGGAAAGCGGTGATCGAGGCGCGGGCGAAGCGGATGTCGCCACACTGCTGGGCTTCTACCGCGTCGCCAAGGACACCCGGAATCGCATCCTCGGAATGGTCACCGAACCCGACCTCGGCTACTTCATGCGGATGCACGACGATTCTCCCGACGACGTGTTGTGCGCACGTATGCATGAAGCGAGGGCGCGGACGATCACCGGGTACGAGCCGCTTCTGGTGCCGTCGCTGCTGCAGAGCAAGGCGTACGCCGAGGCTCTGTTCGGTCATGTCATCGGTGGGCAGGAGCAACTCGTGGCCCGGCTCGGTTCCCGTGTCGATCGGCAGGCGGTGCTGGAACGGGAATCGCCGCCCGAGTCGGAGTTCTACGTCCATGAAGCCGCGTTGAGCCTGGTGGTGGGCGACACCGCCGTCATGCACGACCAGTGCATGCGGCTCGGCTTCATGGCCCGTCGCCCCCGGCTCAGCCTGCGGGTGGTGCCGATGTCTACGGGGCACGCCGCGTTGCGGCATTCGGTGACGCTTCTGACGTTCGCCGAACCGCTTCGGCCGCTGGCCTGCGGCGAGACCGACACGGCAACGGTGTTCTTCGACGAGGACACGGCCATCGCCGCGGTTCGCCGCAAATTCACGGCACTCGACGTGTTGGCCCTGAGCCACGAGCGGTCGGAAGCGCTCGTCCTGCACTGGGCCGGTGTGCACGACGTGGCCGGTACGCGGTGA
- a CDS encoding helix-turn-helix domain-containing protein translates to MALRRTALARARKAVGLTQEALAEAARVERSTVVRWEAGTSEPLPFQRPKLARLLKIGLTELDALLSPVRATGIQPWPAPAGSDDDEQDALELARRVNASDVGRETLERLEAVVDELAIAYPGTPPVDLLERVRRHLRYVNRLLDARKTLGEHRRLLVVGGWLSLLGATVHIDLDQPEAAIARLRTAASLATHTEHAEIHAWTFETEAWRVLTEGDHVRALELSHRAMALAPTGSSVEIQATAQSGRAHARLGQVKETHAALNEVQRLASPLQRPDKPEHHYRYDPDKAVAYTATTLAWIGDPAAEGFAREIIRRLNAGDDPTGWPRRVASANIDMSLALLVTDRLDEACHHTMRAMTSGRVVPSNHWRAAEVVRAVELRELPEAAGLREVYEDMRRR, encoded by the coding sequence ATGGCATTGCGGCGAACCGCCTTGGCGCGAGCGCGGAAGGCGGTCGGTCTCACCCAGGAGGCATTGGCCGAGGCAGCTCGCGTCGAGCGTTCGACGGTGGTCCGCTGGGAAGCCGGCACAAGCGAACCACTCCCGTTCCAGCGTCCCAAGCTGGCGCGCCTCCTGAAGATCGGCTTGACCGAGTTGGACGCGCTGCTGTCGCCCGTCCGCGCGACGGGGATCCAGCCATGGCCTGCACCGGCCGGTTCCGATGACGACGAACAGGACGCCTTGGAGCTGGCCCGGCGTGTGAACGCCAGTGACGTCGGTCGCGAAACGCTGGAAAGACTCGAAGCGGTCGTCGACGAACTGGCGATCGCCTATCCCGGAACGCCGCCGGTGGATCTGCTCGAACGCGTCCGGCGACACCTGCGCTACGTGAACCGGCTGCTGGACGCGAGGAAGACGTTGGGCGAGCACCGGCGGTTGCTGGTGGTGGGCGGTTGGCTTTCGTTGCTCGGCGCGACGGTGCACATCGACCTGGACCAACCCGAAGCGGCCATCGCACGTCTGCGGACCGCGGCGAGCCTGGCGACGCACACCGAGCACGCCGAGATCCACGCGTGGACGTTCGAGACGGAGGCTTGGCGCGTTCTCACCGAAGGCGACCACGTCCGCGCGCTCGAACTGTCCCACCGGGCCATGGCACTCGCGCCGACCGGGAGTTCGGTGGAAATCCAGGCGACGGCCCAATCCGGTCGCGCTCACGCGCGACTGGGGCAGGTCAAGGAGACGCATGCCGCCCTCAACGAGGTGCAACGCCTGGCATCACCTCTCCAACGGCCGGACAAGCCGGAGCACCACTACCGCTACGACCCCGACAAGGCGGTCGCGTACACGGCCACAACGCTCGCGTGGATCGGCGACCCCGCGGCCGAGGGGTTCGCGCGCGAGATCATCAGGCGGTTGAACGCGGGTGACGACCCGACCGGTTGGCCGCGTCGGGTGGCATCCGCCAACATCGACATGTCGCTCGCGCTCCTGGTGACCGACCGGTTGGACGAGGCCTGCCACCACACGATGCGGGCCATGACGTCCGGCCGCGTGGTGCCGTCGAACCACTGGCGTGCGGCGGAGGTCGTGAGGGCGGTTGAACTGCGGGAACTGCCCGAAGCCGCTGGGCTGCGCGAGGTCTACGAGGACATGCGGCGGCGGTGA
- a CDS encoding M20/M25/M40 family metallo-hydrolase yields the protein MDFLPLAEELLAIRSTADRPQDLHRALDFVVDVVGPGFEVERFESRGKPSALVHAGGRRPFRVILNGHLDVVPGTADQFVPRREGDRLIGRGTQDMKLSALVQAQVFREVAETLPIALQLVTDEEVGGRDGTRHQLEQGVTADFVVIGEHSGLRVVTESKGIANARLCATGQAGHGAYQWLGDNALVKVTRAVDAVLAAYPVATEEVWRTTVNVARIATDNQALNQIPADATAWLDIRFPAEDRDFTGRSADEVAAHLTALCPPGVTAVVDSTEPPHRAEPDNPDVVALQAAARAQGYSGDLLRKHGAADSRFYFQRGVDAVIFGVGGNGQHGPDEYADLTTVEPYRQALRAFLGTIA from the coding sequence ATGGACTTCCTGCCGCTGGCCGAGGAACTGCTCGCGATCCGCTCCACCGCCGACCGCCCCCAAGACCTGCACCGGGCACTGGACTTCGTGGTGGACGTGGTCGGTCCCGGTTTCGAGGTCGAGCGGTTCGAGTCGCGCGGCAAGCCCAGCGCGCTGGTCCACGCGGGTGGGCGGCGGCCGTTCCGGGTGATCCTCAACGGGCACCTGGACGTGGTGCCGGGTACGGCGGACCAGTTCGTCCCGCGCAGGGAGGGCGACCGGCTGATCGGCCGCGGCACTCAGGACATGAAGCTGTCCGCGCTGGTGCAGGCGCAGGTGTTCCGCGAGGTGGCCGAGACACTCCCCATCGCCCTCCAGTTGGTCACCGACGAGGAAGTCGGCGGACGGGACGGGACGCGGCACCAGCTCGAGCAGGGCGTCACCGCCGACTTCGTGGTGATCGGCGAGCACAGCGGGCTGCGGGTGGTGACCGAGTCCAAGGGCATCGCGAACGCGCGGCTGTGCGCGACGGGGCAGGCGGGGCACGGCGCGTACCAGTGGTTGGGTGACAACGCGCTGGTCAAGGTGACGCGGGCCGTCGACGCGGTCCTGGCGGCGTACCCGGTGGCGACCGAGGAGGTGTGGCGGACGACGGTGAACGTCGCCCGGATCGCGACGGACAACCAGGCGCTCAACCAGATCCCGGCGGACGCGACGGCGTGGCTGGACATCCGGTTCCCGGCCGAGGACCGCGACTTCACCGGTCGCAGCGCGGACGAGGTGGCCGCGCACCTCACCGCGCTGTGCCCGCCGGGGGTGACGGCGGTGGTCGACAGCACCGAACCGCCGCACCGCGCCGAGCCGGACAACCCCGACGTGGTCGCGTTGCAGGCGGCCGCCCGCGCGCAGGGCTACTCGGGTGACCTCCTGCGCAAGCATGGCGCGGCGGACAGCCGCTTCTACTTCCAGCGGGGTGTCGACGCGGTCATCTTCGGGGTGGGCGGGAATGGTCAGCACGGGCCTGACGAGTACGCGGACCTGACCACTGTCGAGCCTTATCGGCAGGCCCTGCGCGCATTTCTCGGCACAATTGCGTGA
- a CDS encoding ricin-type beta-trefoil lectin domain protein, whose protein sequence is MPPPRSWKSIAVVAAVAAAAVIASTPAHAGRQAASNVVTDGHARFQVLTPTLVRMEYAGDDVFLDATTFNATSRSMPVPSFTTAVVDGFREIRTAGLALRYRQGSGPFTAANTSVKLTATGVTGAPAFPSYCAFGTACEAETGLLGGSASTAYDHRDFTGSGFVAGLTATGSSLVHDVSAVPSAGGYRLSVRYANAAGGDNQSVTRTLSTTVDGAAGPTLSLPVTGSWDTWSTASVTLNLGAGTHAVRIAMDSGTSGNVNIDSIAVTPTGAAYPAADRTLLATGYGAGPTNTLGGWDRSLDNPEAVPTGEHPGILDRDGWYLLDDTRTPVLNADRTTTDRRSHGTQPYQDGYLFGYGQDYKQGLSDLNALVGGTALLPQSAYGVWYSRYFAYSTADYQNTLLPAFRSHQVPIDWLVVDTDWKSPTQWNGWNWNQNLFPNPQAFMDWTAQQGLSVSLNVHPSIAGNDPGFAATNATAGGLPADGSSNFRWDWSNPAHLKSYLDLHKPFNQQGVRAWWLDYCTTCGGSRASNPHLAADNLVNQAYADEATARGLRGFAFSRVGGAEQGGIHSSYPLGPWSERRNTLQFTGDTPDSWAMLAFEARFTPDEAAAGLSNISHDIGSFHGGHLPDDLYARWVQLGAFQPVDRLHSDHGDRLPWNYTGAAAASAERFLRLRESLVPYTYTTARQATTTGVPITRPLYLDYPAQNDAYTHPQEYLYGDNVLVAPITTPNDAAGNGSVSAWIPPGTWTDYFTGTSYTGPTTTTITRPLASMPVLVKSGGIVPTRTDYVANQKAQPLTQLTLTVGAGADGTFSLYQDAGEGAGFRSGQSTSTPIGWNNGSRTLTVGATTGAFPGAASSRAYTLRLTNSAAPTAVSVDGTRLPETAWSYNADSRTVTVTTASLPVGGAHTVALSGTATTNPKAGQVSGAGGRCLAARGGASADSTPVEVAVCDHSPGQQVVPPAGGAVKVLDKCLDVAGGGTGNGTAVQLYTCNGSGAQVWRSGSDGTLVNPVSGRCLDVPGTAAGTALRIQDCSGAAGQVWAFPPTAVSGPGGTCADVANADPASGTGVQLYGCNSSDAQRWSAPGDRTLRTLGKCLDVTNGETANGALVQLWDCNGTNSQTWVTRADGTMQNPRSGRCLDDPDGAAKPGDRLRVWDCNTTAAQRFVLGT, encoded by the coding sequence ATGCCACCACCGCGCTCGTGGAAGTCGATCGCCGTCGTGGCCGCGGTCGCCGCCGCCGCGGTGATCGCCTCCACCCCGGCCCACGCGGGCCGCCAAGCTGCGTCCAACGTCGTCACGGACGGCCACGCGCGGTTCCAGGTGCTCACCCCGACGCTGGTCCGCATGGAGTACGCGGGCGACGACGTGTTCCTCGACGCGACGACGTTCAACGCCACCAGCAGGTCCATGCCGGTGCCCTCGTTCACCACCGCGGTCGTCGACGGCTTCCGCGAGATCCGCACGGCGGGCCTGGCCCTGCGCTACCGGCAGGGCAGCGGCCCGTTCACCGCGGCGAACACCTCGGTCAAGCTCACCGCGACCGGCGTCACCGGGGCACCGGCGTTCCCGTCGTACTGCGCGTTCGGCACGGCGTGCGAGGCGGAGACCGGCCTGCTCGGCGGGTCCGCGTCCACGGCCTACGACCACCGCGACTTCACCGGCTCCGGCTTCGTCGCCGGGCTGACCGCCACCGGGTCGAGCCTGGTCCACGACGTGTCGGCCGTGCCGTCGGCGGGCGGCTACCGGCTGTCCGTGCGCTACGCCAACGCCGCCGGGGGTGACAACCAGTCGGTCACCAGGACGCTGTCGACCACCGTCGACGGCGCCGCCGGGCCGACCCTGTCCCTGCCGGTGACCGGTTCCTGGGACACGTGGTCAACCGCGTCGGTGACGCTGAACCTCGGCGCGGGCACGCACGCGGTCCGGATCGCCATGGACTCCGGGACATCGGGCAACGTCAACATCGACAGCATCGCGGTCACCCCGACCGGTGCCGCCTACCCCGCGGCGGACCGGACGCTGCTCGCCACCGGCTACGGCGCGGGCCCGACGAACACCCTCGGCGGCTGGGACCGGTCGCTGGACAACCCCGAGGCCGTCCCGACCGGCGAGCACCCCGGCATCCTGGACCGCGACGGCTGGTACCTGCTCGACGACACCCGCACCCCCGTGCTCAACGCCGACCGCACCACCACCGACCGCCGGTCGCACGGCACCCAGCCCTACCAGGACGGCTACCTGTTCGGGTACGGGCAGGACTACAAGCAGGGCCTGTCCGACCTCAACGCCCTCGTCGGCGGCACCGCGCTGCTCCCCCAGTCCGCCTACGGCGTCTGGTACTCCCGCTACTTCGCCTACAGCACCGCCGACTACCAGAACACGCTGCTGCCGGCGTTCCGCTCGCACCAGGTGCCGATCGACTGGCTCGTCGTCGACACGGACTGGAAGTCGCCGACCCAGTGGAACGGCTGGAACTGGAACCAGAACCTGTTCCCGAACCCGCAGGCCTTCATGGACTGGACCGCGCAGCAGGGCCTGTCGGTGTCGCTGAACGTGCACCCGTCCATCGCGGGCAACGACCCGGGGTTCGCCGCGACCAACGCCACCGCGGGCGGCCTGCCCGCCGACGGGAGCAGCAACTTCCGCTGGGACTGGAGCAACCCCGCGCACCTGAAGTCCTACCTGGACCTGCACAAGCCGTTCAACCAGCAGGGTGTGCGGGCCTGGTGGCTCGACTACTGCACCACCTGCGGCGGGTCGCGGGCGTCGAACCCGCACCTGGCCGCGGACAACCTGGTCAACCAGGCCTACGCCGACGAGGCCACCGCCAGGGGCCTGCGCGGGTTCGCGTTCTCCCGCGTCGGCGGCGCCGAACAGGGCGGCATCCACAGCAGCTACCCGCTCGGCCCGTGGTCGGAGCGGCGCAACACCCTCCAGTTCACCGGTGACACCCCCGACTCGTGGGCCATGCTCGCCTTCGAGGCCCGCTTCACCCCGGACGAGGCCGCCGCGGGGCTGAGCAACATCAGCCACGACATCGGCAGCTTCCACGGCGGCCACCTGCCCGACGACCTGTACGCGCGCTGGGTGCAACTGGGCGCCTTCCAGCCCGTCGACCGGCTGCACTCCGACCACGGCGACCGGCTGCCGTGGAACTACACGGGCGCGGCCGCGGCGAGCGCGGAGCGGTTCCTGCGGCTGCGCGAATCGCTGGTGCCGTACACGTACACGACGGCGCGGCAGGCGACCACGACCGGCGTGCCCATCACCCGGCCGCTGTACCTGGACTACCCGGCGCAGAACGACGCCTACACCCACCCGCAGGAGTACCTGTACGGCGACAACGTGCTGGTCGCCCCGATCACCACGCCGAACGACGCGGCGGGCAACGGTTCGGTGAGCGCGTGGATCCCACCGGGCACGTGGACCGACTACTTCACCGGCACCAGCTACACCGGGCCGACCACCACGACCATCACCAGGCCGCTCGCGTCGATGCCGGTGCTGGTCAAGTCCGGCGGCATCGTGCCGACCCGCACCGACTACGTCGCCAACCAGAAGGCGCAGCCGCTGACCCAGCTCACGTTGACCGTGGGGGCGGGCGCCGACGGGACGTTCTCGCTGTACCAGGACGCGGGCGAAGGCGCGGGCTTCCGGTCCGGCCAGTCCACCAGCACGCCGATCGGCTGGAACAACGGCAGCCGCACGCTGACCGTGGGCGCGACCACCGGGGCGTTCCCCGGTGCGGCTTCGTCGCGGGCGTACACCTTGCGGCTCACCAACTCCGCCGCGCCCACGGCGGTGTCCGTGGACGGCACCCGGCTGCCGGAGACGGCGTGGTCCTACAACGCCGACAGCCGCACGGTGACCGTGACGACGGCGAGCCTGCCGGTCGGCGGCGCGCACACCGTGGCGCTGTCCGGCACCGCGACGACCAACCCCAAGGCGGGTCAGGTGTCCGGTGCGGGCGGCCGGTGCCTGGCCGCGCGCGGCGGGGCGTCCGCCGACAGCACGCCGGTCGAGGTGGCGGTCTGCGACCACTCCCCCGGCCAGCAGGTCGTGCCGCCCGCCGGTGGTGCCGTGAAGGTGCTCGACAAGTGCCTGGACGTGGCAGGCGGTGGGACCGGGAACGGGACGGCGGTGCAGTTGTACACGTGCAACGGGTCCGGGGCGCAGGTGTGGCGGTCGGGGTCGGACGGAACCTTGGTCAACCCGGTGTCGGGCCGGTGCCTGGACGTTCCGGGAACCGCGGCCGGCACGGCACTGCGGATCCAGGACTGCTCGGGCGCGGCGGGCCAGGTCTGGGCGTTCCCGCCGACCGCGGTGAGCGGGCCGGGCGGCACCTGCGCCGACGTGGCGAACGCGGATCCCGCGTCCGGCACCGGTGTCCAGCTGTACGGGTGCAACTCCAGCGACGCCCAGCGCTGGTCGGCTCCGGGTGACCGCACGCTGCGGACGTTGGGGAAGTGCCTGGACGTGACGAACGGCGAGACGGCGAACGGGGCGCTCGTCCAGTTGTGGGACTGCAACGGGACGAACTCCCAGACGTGGGTCACCCGCGCCGACGGGACGATGCAGAACCCGAGGTCCGGGCGCTGCCTCGACGACCCCGACGGCGCCGCCAAGCCGGGCGACCGGCTTCGGGTTTGGGACTGCAACACCACGGCGGCGCAGCGGTTCGTCTTGGGCACCTGA
- a CDS encoding histidine kinase — translation MLERLRPLADRWRAWNTDKKDALLAGVAVVLPFVPALDPIGAEFGDLPRHPLDALGVVLILAQTLPLVLRTRLPAVCLAVVAAAFAVHQAVGYPTSIAGVGLYLALYAVGAHQERFRFAAGLVASAAYVVLAVVLHVLGSPQAFVDFVVIYLVLAIMWAAGWRMRRWRAQEVERRKLSAELATAAERSRIARELHDVVTHHVTAMVVQADAAQFQLDSAPERVAEGLVAISGTGRRAMTELRYLLGVLEATGESATRKPALGSPQDLVEQARQSGQPVELTESGDARPMAVGVELAVYRVVQESLTNALKYAHGKRTAVRVDRGAEWVGIEVTTAGPATAGPGLPSGGRGLSGLRERVTLLGGELTAAGRPDGGFGVRARIPLGSDT, via the coding sequence ATGTTGGAGCGGCTGCGCCCTCTCGCTGATCGATGGCGGGCGTGGAACACCGACAAGAAGGACGCGCTGCTTGCCGGTGTGGCCGTGGTGTTGCCGTTCGTGCCCGCCCTGGATCCGATCGGGGCGGAGTTCGGGGATCTGCCGCGGCATCCGCTCGACGCGTTGGGTGTGGTGCTGATCCTGGCGCAGACCCTGCCGTTGGTGCTGCGGACCCGGTTGCCCGCGGTGTGCCTGGCTGTCGTGGCGGCGGCTTTCGCCGTGCACCAGGCTGTCGGCTATCCGACGTCGATCGCCGGTGTGGGTCTCTACCTCGCCCTGTACGCCGTGGGCGCCCACCAGGAGCGGTTCCGGTTCGCTGCGGGGCTGGTGGCGAGTGCGGCCTACGTCGTGCTGGCGGTGGTGCTGCACGTTCTGGGGTCGCCGCAGGCGTTCGTGGACTTCGTCGTGATCTACCTGGTGCTGGCGATCATGTGGGCGGCGGGCTGGCGGATGCGGCGGTGGCGGGCGCAGGAGGTCGAGCGGCGCAAGCTGAGTGCGGAGTTGGCGACGGCCGCCGAGCGGTCGCGGATCGCGCGTGAGCTGCATGACGTGGTTACCCACCACGTGACCGCGATGGTCGTGCAGGCGGACGCGGCGCAGTTCCAGTTGGACAGTGCGCCGGAGCGCGTCGCCGAAGGGCTGGTGGCGATCAGCGGGACCGGTAGGCGGGCCATGACGGAGTTGCGGTACCTGCTCGGCGTGCTGGAGGCGACCGGTGAGTCGGCGACCCGCAAACCCGCGTTGGGCAGCCCGCAGGACCTGGTCGAGCAGGCGCGGCAGTCCGGTCAGCCGGTCGAGCTGACCGAGAGCGGCGACGCCCGGCCGATGGCGGTCGGGGTGGAACTGGCGGTGTACCGGGTGGTGCAGGAGTCGTTGACCAACGCGCTGAAGTACGCGCACGGCAAGCGCACGGCGGTGCGGGTCGACCGGGGTGCCGAATGGGTCGGTATCGAGGTGACGACCGCCGGTCCGGCCACCGCGGGGCCAGGACTGCCGAGTGGTGGGCGTGGGCTGAGCGGTCTGCGTGAACGCGTGACGCTGCTCGGTGGTGAGCTGACCGCCGCCGGGCGGCCCGACGGCGGGTTCGGCGTCCGAGCCCGCATTCCCCTGGGGAGCGATACGTGA
- a CDS encoding response regulator transcription factor encodes MTDAPIRVLICEDQALVRAGYSAIFSAQADMEVVGEADNGVEAVEAGERLRPDVVVMDIQMPLLNGIEATRRLAGPGAATPLRVLVVTTFNVDHYVYEALRAGASGFLLKDSPPLELVNGIRTIARGESLLAPAITRDLIGRFADRLKPGVAAAGPVESLTRREREVLTLIAEGLSNAEIAAAMVLSPETVKTYVSRILTKLDLRDRVQAVVLAYRSGLVS; translated from the coding sequence GTGACCGACGCGCCGATCCGCGTGCTGATCTGCGAGGACCAGGCGCTGGTGCGCGCCGGGTACTCCGCCATCTTTTCCGCGCAGGCGGACATGGAGGTCGTCGGGGAAGCCGACAACGGTGTGGAGGCGGTCGAGGCGGGTGAGCGGCTGCGGCCGGACGTGGTCGTGATGGACATCCAGATGCCGCTGCTGAACGGGATCGAGGCGACCCGCCGGCTGGCCGGTCCCGGCGCGGCCACACCGCTGCGGGTGTTGGTGGTGACCACGTTCAACGTCGACCACTACGTGTACGAGGCGCTTCGGGCCGGGGCCAGCGGGTTCCTGCTGAAGGACTCACCGCCGCTGGAACTGGTGAACGGCATCCGCACGATCGCCCGCGGGGAGTCGCTGCTGGCCCCGGCGATCACGCGGGACCTGATCGGACGGTTCGCGGACCGGCTGAAGCCGGGGGTGGCCGCGGCCGGGCCGGTGGAGTCGTTGACCCGCCGTGAGCGCGAGGTGCTGACGCTGATCGCGGAGGGGCTGTCGAACGCGGAGATCGCGGCGGCGATGGTGCTCAGCCCGGAGACGGTGAAGACGTACGTGTCGCGGATCCTGACGAAGCTGGACCTGCGGGACCGGGTGCAGGCCGTGGTGCTGGCCTACCGGTCGGGGCTGGTGTCGTAG
- a CDS encoding LysR family transcriptional regulator, with translation MALNLAQLRAFLAVVDEGGFGAAADALGLTQSAVSHAVAALERTLGHPVLSRRGRAAPTAFGEEVLAHARAAVAASAAITDLAERRRGGARGTVRLAAPPTACQGLLPDLLARWQAEFPHVRVRVFEGEDDEVAEWLLGGTVDAAVLVDPPPGSGAPVCEDAFHALLRTDHPLATLPAVDVADLADDPFLLSRGGCERHVRQAHAGHPFTPRHRVRELGTLLAMVRAGVGVSIVPGLVASMLPPGLVLVPLRDQVVRRLVLSGPPTREWHPAVTALVDSVRVPAGRA, from the coding sequence ATGGCCCTGAACCTCGCCCAGTTGCGCGCCTTCCTCGCCGTCGTCGACGAGGGAGGGTTCGGCGCCGCGGCCGACGCGCTCGGCCTCACCCAGTCCGCCGTCTCGCACGCCGTCGCCGCCCTCGAACGCACGCTCGGCCACCCCGTGCTCTCGCGGCGCGGACGTGCCGCGCCCACCGCGTTCGGCGAAGAGGTCCTGGCGCACGCCCGCGCCGCGGTGGCCGCGTCCGCCGCGATCACCGACCTGGCCGAACGCCGACGCGGCGGCGCGCGCGGCACGGTCCGGCTGGCCGCGCCGCCGACCGCCTGCCAGGGCCTGCTGCCCGATCTGCTGGCCCGGTGGCAGGCGGAGTTCCCGCACGTGCGGGTCCGGGTGTTCGAGGGCGAGGACGACGAGGTCGCCGAGTGGCTGCTGGGCGGCACGGTCGACGCCGCGGTCCTGGTCGACCCGCCTCCGGGTTCCGGCGCGCCGGTCTGCGAGGACGCCTTCCACGCCCTGCTGCGCACCGACCACCCGTTGGCGACGCTGCCCGCGGTCGACGTGGCCGACCTCGCCGACGACCCGTTCCTGCTGTCCCGCGGCGGCTGCGAGCGACACGTGCGGCAGGCGCACGCCGGCCACCCGTTCACCCCGCGCCACCGGGTTCGCGAACTCGGCACGCTGCTCGCCATGGTCCGCGCGGGCGTGGGCGTGTCGATCGTGCCCGGCCTGGTGGCCTCGATGCTGCCGCCCGGCCTGGTGCTCGTGCCGCTGCGCGACCAGGTGGTCCGCAGACTCGTCCTCAGCGGCCCACCGACCCGCGAGTGGCACCCGGCCGTGACGGCGCTGGTGGACTCGGTCCGCGTCCCCGCGGGCCGGGCCTGA